From the Hallerella porci genome, the window AAGTCAAAATAATGCGTCAAATTTTCAAACGGATAAATTCTGAATTCAAAAATTCGCGCGAAAACTTCACAAATTCCCCGATTCAAAACTTCGCGCTTTCCCCGCGCGCCTACGGCGCGCCATCCTCACCATTTCTAATTCCTCATTTTTGTAATTTCCTTTCATGCTTTGGCTGCAAAAATTTTTGCTTTTTCTTTTGCTGATTTTGATGAGCGGGATTTTATCTTGTGCCGAAAAATCAGCGGGAGAAGTTTCTCTCGAAAATTTACCGCTGCATCATTTACCGGATGGACATTTTCGAAATACAGATACTTTAACCGAGCCGATTCGCGATACGATGGAAGTGGATTCTTTGGTGCCAACAGAGCGGACGCAGCTGCGACCGCTGCCGATCTTTCGCGGGGGCGAAGAAATTTGGGCGGATAGCTCTGCTTCTTCGGTGACTTGGATTGGGCACAGCACCTATTGCATTAAACTCAAAAAACTCAGCATTTTAGCGGATCCGATTTTTAGCGAGCGCGCTTCTCCTGTGCAATTTTTCTTTGGTCCGAAACGCGGATCGCCGCCGGGACGCGCCTTGGATTCGCTCCCGAATGTCGATTTGGTTTTAATCTCGCACGATCATTACGATCATCTCGACCGCGGAAGCATCAAAGACATTTATAAAAAATGGCCCGCTTGTTATTTTGCGGTGCCGCTAAAAGTCGCAGCGATTTTAGAAGACTGGGGAATTCCCAAGTCGCAAATTATCGAACTCGATTGGTGGGAATCGAGAATTCTTTCGTGGAAAAATTTGCAAGATAAATTGACTCTGACATTTGTTCCGGCACATCACACAAGTCGGCGCGGCGCATTTAAATCGAGCCGCAACGCGACTCTTTGGGGCGGTTGGATGCTTGAATTTGAAAAGAAAAAACTTTGGTTCGCGGGCGATATTGCGATGGGCGACGGTTCTTATTACAAGGAAATTGCGAAAAAATTTGCGCCCGTCGACGTTGCCTTTTTGCCCATCGGCAGTTACAAGCCTTCGCGTTATACGCGTGTGCACGTGAGCCCAAGACAAGCCGCACAACTTCACCAGCTAGTGCAGTCAAAGAAAAGTTTTGCAATGCATTGGGGAACTTTTAGCATGGTTTACGAAAGAATGGACGATCCGCCGAAGGATTTGGCGCGGGCAAAAAAGGAATTGCAGATTCCGGAAAATGATTTTATTATCCCCGGGCTCGGTGAAATCGTGCAAATCTTCGTCTATTCCAATCTGGAACAGAAAAATGCGCCATAAAGCCTCACAAAAATGCTATCATTTTTAAAAACTGGAGTACTATTATGAACATTCTTGAAGTGATTGCAAAAGCGAAAGCCGAAAAGGCGAAAAAGTTAGATCTTTCAGACCTGCACTTGCGCTTGCTTCCGCAGGAATTGTTTGCGCTCGAAGATTTGGAAGAACTCATCTTGGACCAAAATCTTTTGGTGGAACTCCCCGACGAAATCGGTCGCTTGAAAAATCTGAAAAGTCTTTCGGTCAGCGAAAATGATTTAATGGAAATTCCCGAAACTGTCGCCGAACTTTCGCAGTTAGAAAATCTGTATCTCGGTTACAACAGCCTTTCGGAACTTCCGTCTGCACTGGGAAAACTCACCCATTTGAAAAAGGTGAACATCGCCCGCAATCAGCTTTTGGATTTGCCGGATTCCATTGGCAATTGGACGCAAGTCGAAAAGATTTCTATCCACGATAATATGCTCGCAAAAATTCCAAACACGATTGGAAAGTTGACGAATTTGGAAAAGCTTTATTTGGATAACAATGAACTTTCCTCACTTCCGGAAAGCATTGGCGATTTGAAAAATCTCGAAGTGTTAATGGTCTCGGGAAATAATTTGACGTCGATTCCGAAATCTCTCGGCAATTTGCAGAATTTGCACGAACTCGTTTTGGATGAAAACGAATTGGATTCTATTCCCGAATCTCTCGCAGACTGTGCGTCTCTAAAAGCGCTCTCGGTTTTGAATAATCCGCTTTCGGGAAATCTCCCCGAAGCATTAACCGCAAAATTAGAATTGCATATCGACGCTTAACGGCTTTGCGATGAAAATTCTTCTCGTCATTTTATTCGTTATCGTTTGGGTGGGATGTTCGACCGACACGGTTTCTAACGCCACTCCGATGATAACGAAAACGGGTGACAAAGAATTTAATTACGCTTATACATTTCTCTATTATTACTATTACCTCGCTGAGGACGAATTAAAAAGTTCGGATTATTATTTGACAAATCCGGACACGGTGATTGACAAAGAAGAATACGCAGATTATGCGGACGTCTATTGTATGTTCCGCGAAATGTCGGATTTGATGACGCAATATTTTCCGCCGGATTTATTCCAAAAAGTGAATCAGGCGATTACGACATCACCTGTGAACACGAAATCTTTCGGCATGGAATTGGATGAAAATTTGCGGGTGAAATATGTTTACCGTTTTGGTCCTGCAGCGACTGCCGAGATGAAACGCGGCGATCAAATTTTAGCGGTGGACAGCACATTTTTCAGCACCGATTCGACGGATTTCACCGAGCAATATCAAAGCGTTTTGCAAAAGAAAACGACGGATGATTTTGATTTTACCATTCTCCGCGGAAAGGATACATTAAAAATTTCGATGACGCGCGAAGATGTGATTTCACCGACGGTTTATGTGGATTCAATCGATAACATTCCGATTATTCGGGTGACGGAATTTACGCCGATTACGAATGGTTTTCAAAATGATGGCTCCGCAGAAGAATTTGAAGCGGCATTAAAAGAAACGGACGGTGCAAAATCCACCGTTCTCGATTTGCGCGGAAATCCGGGTGGCTCTACAGAGCTTTGCACGCGGATGGCGATGGATTTGCTCCCCGCGGGCGATACAGCGTTTATTCAGTTAGAGTGGAAGCCCAAAGGAACGGAGCGTTCAATTCAGGCGAGTTATTTTGTGAACGACAAAGATGGATTAGGAAGCGGGCGCTATTATGTTTTGCTTCTCGATGGTAATAGCGCAAGTTGTGCAGAAATTTTTGCGACGGCAATTACTTCGAATTTAAAAGCGCCGATTGTGGGAGAAACTTCTTTTGGGAAAGGAATCGGCCAAGTTTACAGCAAGACGCCGGAAAAAGGTTATGCGGTGGCGACAAGTATGTTGCTTTTTGATAAAGACAGTGTTTCGTATCACATGTTTGGTCTTGAACCTGATTTTACAATTAAAAATGCGGATTCAGCGCTCACGACTGCGGTAAAAATTGCAAAAGAACGAAAAGAAAAACGGACAGCGGGCTATAGCGAAAGAGTAAATTCGTATTGGTTGCGGGTAAAGCGAAAAGCGCCGGAATCAGTTGAAGAACGCCTTCGCGATTGGACTCGCGGTTTAGCCATTCAAGAAGTCTCTGTGGAATAAAAGTGGGGAATTTCTTCGCCCTTTAAAATTTTGCTGTGAAATTTTTTAGTAAAAATCTCTTTAAAATTTCTATATTTAAAAGCGGAAAAAGGCGATTTGCCGAAAAATGCGTGAATTTTTACGGTTTGTAAAAATATTGAAACGCTATTTTTTGTCAAAAAGTCTCAAAAAGAAGTAATATTTTAATATCTATGTATATGGATATCAAAAACTCCATCTAGATGGAGCCCTTAGAGGAATAAAATGGACTTATCGAAAGCTCAAGAACGTCGTCTTTCTTTTGTGGCGAGTTTGCTCAGCCTGAACCCAAACGATCCTACTGACCGCATTAAAGCGTTGCGGCACATGAATTTGGACGAAGAAGGTTGTTTCCACGGTTTCCAATACTCTCAAGGTTTTCTCGAAATTTTCATTTTCATTGACGAAACGACCCCGCTCGAAAAGGTGATGCACAATTTGGCTCACGATTTGAAGCAGCTTCAAATTGCGGTTTTCCGCACGAGCGATCCGGACAATCCGTTCTTTATGTCTCTCCGCGAAGAAGCAGATCCGTGGGATGTGATTAAAATGGATGCGCCCGATGCCGAAGAAGGCGCAGACCAGCCGGCGAGCCGTCCGTATATGGAAACTCTCGAAATTACCGTGCTTCGCACTCTTTCGAGTCGCTATGTTACCGATGCGGAAATGGAACGCACTTTAAAAGATATGCGTCGCAAACTCGGCATTTGGAAGTCCGATGTCCGCGCTAAATTGGAAATTCGCGCAGAACACGATGATTTGGCGAAAGATTTCCGCAATAACGATGACAAACTCGACATTGTGATGCAAGATGAACCGCTGCATGTGACGAGCAAAAGCGGCGAACTTTTCGTGGGATTCTGCCCGATTCGCACGATTTTTGATTATCATCAGACTTTGGGAAAGCGTCTCAAAACGAAGCATAATATGGCTATCGTTTCGAGCAACATTCGTACTTACCTAGGCAATTTGACGCATACAAATGCAGCGCTCATCGATGCGTTCCAAGAAATGGAAAAGGCAAATGACGCAAGCGATTTCCCGTTTTTGCATAACGGGATGACGTTAACCGGCGACGATTTGCGCTTAAAAGATCGCGATGGCAAAAAAGTGCTGCAAATTGAACGCCCGAAGATTATTAACGGTGCGCAATCCCTTTTCACCTACGAAAGCTATTATAAAAAGAGCAAGAATCCGGTAAATCCGTTTGTGTTGGTGAAGGTCGTTGTGCCGTATCCCGATGCAGAATCGTTCTTGCGTCAGGTGACGATGGCGAATAACCGTCAGAATCCGGTGTTCAGTTATCATTTGCGCGCCGCCGACGATTTGCAATTCTTCATTTGGCAGCGTTACCAAGAAGAAGGCTTCACTTATGTTTACAAAGATGGTGTGCGTTTGAAAGCGCGTACCCGTAAACTTGAAGTGCGTATGCGCCCCGAACTGGCGAAGACTCTCTTTATGATGGACGGAAAAATTTCCGAAAGTCGTTCGAGCGATTGCATTTTCGATAAAGAAAGTTTGTATCAGCATTGCTTCGGCGCATTCCTCCGCGTTGCTCCGGATAAAGAACGCGACTTTGTGCGCAAAACGATTGCGTTTACAAAAGCTTGGCAGCTTCTCACGCGTCTTCCGATTAAAATCCGCAATGTGGTTCCGGGCAAAGGCGTTTCGATTGAAGCAAATGACGGAAACCCGTTGACGAAAATTACATGGAATGGCCGTTTGGAAGATAAATTCCTCTTCCGCAGCGCAGTCCGCGATGTCGTTGTGGCAATTGCACTTCGCCACTGGCTCGTTTATGGTAATCCGATTCAAGACTTTGAATATTTGGTGAACAACGAATTAGACTTTAACGAATCGCTTTTGAAATATGCTTCTCGCATTTACAGCGATTATTTGAAGGCTATTTTGGTGAACGAATTCAAGGATAACAAGGATTACTACGATACGATTACGACGATTGACAAAGACTCGGGCGAAAACGTAGAACGTCGCTTGTGGAAAGGCTTCGGAACGACAGCAACTTATGAAAAAATCATGCAGTTGCTCGTGGCGAAGGATAAAGCTTGGGAAAAGTGCGTCGGCGATATCGACATTTTCCTTAAGTAATTTTCAAAAGAACATGAAAAAGTCGGAAGAAATTCCGGCTTTTTTTGTTTTTAAATCAAATGACGGGAAAATCTTTGGGGCGAAAGGCTTCTGCGGTGCTCGGCGAAACGCTTTCGTTTCTGACTTCATTGGATTTTTTCTACTTTGTTCCCGCATTTTTGTGGGCTGGGAAGCCGTTTTTCTGTATTTTGTGGAAACGTTTTTTCGCAGTGAAGATGCTTTTGAATTTGGCATAGAATGAAATTACAGTTACTCGCATCTGCGTTACTGGTGGCTTTGGCAGTGGCTCAAGAGCCGGCGGATTCCGCTGCGCCCGAAAAATCGAGTGACTCCAAAAGTTCTGTGCAATATATTCCGCTTCCGCCGAATGTGACTCCGCTTTCGGATATTGCGCCCAAAAGTGGCGTTGCGCAAAATCCTGCGCTGATGAAACCGCCCCGCAATGAACACTACGAACACGATATCAATTTTGAAAATCGTGAAATGGAAGTGAAAAAGGAATATGTGAATTCGCTGAGTCGCGATACGACGGAAATGTGGTCGGCGACTTATCCGGAAATCGCATCGTATGTGTCGGATATGTACGACATTGGATTTAATCGTTTATGGTTAAATTCTTTTGCGGGACAAAGCAGCGGCGGTTATACCGAACTGGAAAGTGGCACCCTTTACGATATTGATATTCCCATCAATATGCCGTCGTGGATGAAAGATTTTGGCTTGGATAAGCCGAAGTTGATGTTACAAGGAACGATGGACATTCGACTTTCGGGACGCGGAGAAAAAGATGACGCGCCGGGAAGCACAAAGGATAATCTTTTCCCCAGCCCGAATTTGTCATACGACCCTAGCTTTATGGTGAAGGGAAAAATCGGCCCTTACATTACCGTCGAAGTGAATAATGTCGAAAGCGGTCTCGGGGCGAAAAATCAAATCCGCGTGGTTTACGAAGAATCGTATAAAGGCGAATTTGAAGATTACATTTTGCAGCGCATTGAAGCGGGTTCTACATCTCTTGCGCTCCCAGGTACAGAACTCACGGGCTATTCCGAAAATCATAAAGGACTTTTTGGAATTAAGGCCGAATGGAAACTCGGCGATTGGTGGCTTACGACGATTGCGTCGCAAGATGGCGGTAGCCAAGAAAAATATACGATTAACGCGAGCTCGAGTACCACAGAATTTCAAATTCAAGATAAACAGTTTATCGCTTACCGCTATTATTTTATCAATCAAGAAGCGCGGAGCAATTACATTAGCGCAGGACTTGCGGGCAGAAGCACCGCTCCGTATGCAGCGACGAATTTGAAACTTTATCGTCGTGCGCCGACGAATACGACGACGAATGTGGTCGAAAAAATTACCGCGATTTACACGACTCCTTCGGGCGAAAAAATTGAGAAAACGGTTGACCGCTTGGTTCCGATGGCGGCGAGCGATTTTACTTACGACAGTAAAACCGGTATCGTCAAAGTTCTCGGCGCAAACAAGAATACATTGATTGCAGCGAGTTGGTCGGACGATGGCACTGGACGTTCAGGAACGACTGTAAACGATGGCTCGCGCGTTGTACTTATTCAATGGGATGCGACTCTTTCGGAACTCACCGACATCGATAAATTGATGCTTCGCAATGTTTACTCCGTCGGAATTTCGGATGAAAGCGCTTCGAGTTTTGTGCTGCGTCTCAAAAATAAAGCAGGCGTTTCAAGTTCGTATTTGAAAACTCTCGGCGTTATCGATACGACGACGAATGTGATTTTAACGGGCGATGCGACGATTTTCAAAAAGGATGCGTCGGGTTCTTACACGGGCGAAATGTGGTTGCCTTGTCGTCCGCTTTCGTGGTATTCGGGCGCAAATTCCTCGGCACGTGCCCGCGAAAATTGCTTGGAACCTTTCCGCAATTTGGATTCTTCGGCAGCGATGGCGAAACTTTACACTCTTCCTGTTTCCAATTTAGGGAGCAAGTTTACCAATCGATTCTACTTTGAAAGCGTCGGCAAAAAACGCAATTCGGTAATTAGCGTCCGCGATCCAAATTCGAGTTATTCGGTGAGCGCAGGAAGTTGCATGGACATTTCGGAAGGCTCGGAAAAATTAAAAGCGGGCTCGACAGTGCTCACGCGTGGCGTGGATTATGAAGTGAATTATGAACTCGGACAAATTGAATTGTTGAGCGAAACAGCTCTCGATCCGAACAAAGAAATTTCCGTCGAATTTGAATGCGAACCGCTTTTTGAAATTGACAACAAAGTGCTTCTCGGTGCCCGCGCCGAATTGCCGCTAACCCGTTACG encodes:
- a CDS encoding S41 family peptidase; translation: MKILLVILFVIVWVGCSTDTVSNATPMITKTGDKEFNYAYTFLYYYYYLAEDELKSSDYYLTNPDTVIDKEEYADYADVYCMFREMSDLMTQYFPPDLFQKVNQAITTSPVNTKSFGMELDENLRVKYVYRFGPAATAEMKRGDQILAVDSTFFSTDSTDFTEQYQSVLQKKTTDDFDFTILRGKDTLKISMTREDVISPTVYVDSIDNIPIIRVTEFTPITNGFQNDGSAEEFEAALKETDGAKSTVLDLRGNPGGSTELCTRMAMDLLPAGDTAFIQLEWKPKGTERSIQASYFVNDKDGLGSGRYYVLLLDGNSASCAEIFATAITSNLKAPIVGETSFGKGIGQVYSKTPEKGYAVATSMLLFDKDSVSYHMFGLEPDFTIKNADSALTTAVKIAKERKEKRTAGYSERVNSYWLRVKRKAPESVEERLRDWTRGLAIQEVSVE
- a CDS encoding leucine-rich repeat domain-containing protein → MNILEVIAKAKAEKAKKLDLSDLHLRLLPQELFALEDLEELILDQNLLVELPDEIGRLKNLKSLSVSENDLMEIPETVAELSQLENLYLGYNSLSELPSALGKLTHLKKVNIARNQLLDLPDSIGNWTQVEKISIHDNMLAKIPNTIGKLTNLEKLYLDNNELSSLPESIGDLKNLEVLMVSGNNLTSIPKSLGNLQNLHELVLDENELDSIPESLADCASLKALSVLNNPLSGNLPEALTAKLELHIDA
- a CDS encoding AIPR family protein — translated: MDLSKAQERRLSFVASLLSLNPNDPTDRIKALRHMNLDEEGCFHGFQYSQGFLEIFIFIDETTPLEKVMHNLAHDLKQLQIAVFRTSDPDNPFFMSLREEADPWDVIKMDAPDAEEGADQPASRPYMETLEITVLRTLSSRYVTDAEMERTLKDMRRKLGIWKSDVRAKLEIRAEHDDLAKDFRNNDDKLDIVMQDEPLHVTSKSGELFVGFCPIRTIFDYHQTLGKRLKTKHNMAIVSSNIRTYLGNLTHTNAALIDAFQEMEKANDASDFPFLHNGMTLTGDDLRLKDRDGKKVLQIERPKIINGAQSLFTYESYYKKSKNPVNPFVLVKVVVPYPDAESFLRQVTMANNRQNPVFSYHLRAADDLQFFIWQRYQEEGFTYVYKDGVRLKARTRKLEVRMRPELAKTLFMMDGKISESRSSDCIFDKESLYQHCFGAFLRVAPDKERDFVRKTIAFTKAWQLLTRLPIKIRNVVPGKGVSIEANDGNPLTKITWNGRLEDKFLFRSAVRDVVVAIALRHWLVYGNPIQDFEYLVNNELDFNESLLKYASRIYSDYLKAILVNEFKDNKDYYDTITTIDKDSGENVERRLWKGFGTTATYEKIMQLLVAKDKAWEKCVGDIDIFLK
- a CDS encoding MBL fold metallo-hydrolase, with the translated sequence MLWLQKFLLFLLLILMSGILSCAEKSAGEVSLENLPLHHLPDGHFRNTDTLTEPIRDTMEVDSLVPTERTQLRPLPIFRGGEEIWADSSASSVTWIGHSTYCIKLKKLSILADPIFSERASPVQFFFGPKRGSPPGRALDSLPNVDLVLISHDHYDHLDRGSIKDIYKKWPACYFAVPLKVAAILEDWGIPKSQIIELDWWESRILSWKNLQDKLTLTFVPAHHTSRRGAFKSSRNATLWGGWMLEFEKKKLWFAGDIAMGDGSYYKEIAKKFAPVDVAFLPIGSYKPSRYTRVHVSPRQAAQLHQLVQSKKSFAMHWGTFSMVYERMDDPPKDLARAKKELQIPENDFIIPGLGEIVQIFVYSNLEQKNAP